The following proteins are encoded in a genomic region of Gimesia algae:
- a CDS encoding TolB family protein, which translates to MSFFLHIVSCLFLGTLLFSGLSSMPATADERATEPARVRFYKIPAEGGDPALFLVPGEFDTAGSPAFSADGQKLLFDGWNSQAGETSIQAKIIMVNADGSDLKILGPGAMPSWSPGGNRIAFSQRAPYGVATMHADGSQRTLIDEGGWGAQWSPDGRKIAYSFPIKGRGNIRIYDLIEGTKTDLFPPGESPYTSVYWNMAWSPDSQWLCFKGCKASDRTFDVATINVAGKQAGFKVHYHHKTAPYADFAWHPVGEMIVFCPQTMPRQLLQFNPADDKPPEPVDVNFEATLKGDVSFTPDGGQLLFSLNPPIKTAN; encoded by the coding sequence ATGAGTTTTTTCTTACATATCGTCAGTTGCCTATTTCTCGGAACGTTATTATTCAGCGGCCTGAGTAGCATGCCAGCCACCGCCGATGAACGCGCGACAGAACCTGCCCGCGTTCGTTTTTATAAAATACCTGCAGAAGGAGGCGACCCCGCATTATTCCTGGTTCCCGGAGAATTCGATACTGCTGGATCTCCCGCCTTCTCCGCCGACGGTCAGAAACTGCTGTTCGATGGCTGGAATTCACAGGCTGGCGAAACATCAATCCAGGCAAAAATCATCATGGTCAACGCTGACGGCAGCGATCTGAAAATTCTAGGTCCCGGCGCCATGCCCAGCTGGTCACCCGGCGGAAATCGGATTGCGTTTTCCCAGCGCGCTCCGTACGGCGTCGCCACTATGCACGCCGATGGCTCTCAACGAACACTCATTGACGAAGGAGGCTGGGGCGCGCAGTGGTCACCGGATGGCAGAAAAATTGCCTATAGTTTTCCGATCAAAGGCAGAGGGAACATCCGCATTTATGATTTGATTGAGGGCACGAAAACCGATCTCTTCCCCCCAGGCGAAAGCCCTTACACCAGCGTCTACTGGAATATGGCCTGGTCACCCGACAGTCAGTGGCTCTGTTTCAAAGGCTGCAAAGCATCAGACAGAACCTTCGATGTCGCCACCATCAACGTCGCAGGGAAACAAGCCGGCTTTAAAGTGCATTACCATCACAAGACGGCCCCCTATGCAGATTTTGCCTGGCATCCGGTCGGTGAAATGATTGTTTTCTGCCCCCAGACAATGCCGCGGCAGCTGCTCCAGTTCAACCCCGCAGACGACAAACCGCCGGAACCTGTCGACGTCAATTTCGAAGCCACTCTCAAAGGAGATGTCAGCTTTACCCCGGACGGCGGTCAACTGCTGTTTAGTCTGAATCCACCAATTAAAACTGCAAATTAA
- a CDS encoding TolB-like translocation protein, with amino-acid sequence MRMFKPVSLFILSAVLLLTFNLSPLTADEQDASVKRVRFYTAPSEGGEAKLFLVPGDYYTAGSPTFSPDGQKLAFDGRKSQDGENFSDGKIIAVNADGTNIAAIGSGVMPSWSPAGNRLAFSQISPSGAALMHADGSHREMIEEGGWGAQWSPDGKKIAYTFRSGNKANIRVYDLIEGTKTDLFPAGESPYTSIYWNMTWSPDSNWLCFKGRNANESTYEIATLNAAGKQQGYKVHYSNKAAPYADIAWHPSGEKIVFAAGAQPRQLMQFNPAEDKPPAPIDIKLNGTIIGDVCFTPDGQSLLFNVSGTGE; translated from the coding sequence ATGCGCATGTTCAAACCAGTCAGCTTATTCATTCTGAGTGCAGTTCTGTTACTGACCTTCAACCTGTCCCCCCTCACCGCCGACGAACAAGATGCAAGCGTCAAACGCGTGCGATTCTATACCGCGCCATCAGAAGGAGGTGAAGCGAAACTCTTTCTCGTCCCCGGCGATTACTATACCGCCGGCTCACCCACGTTCTCCCCAGACGGCCAGAAACTGGCCTTTGACGGCAGGAAATCACAAGATGGCGAGAACTTTTCTGACGGCAAAATCATTGCTGTCAATGCTGACGGCACGAACATCGCAGCCATCGGCTCCGGTGTCATGCCCAGCTGGTCGCCCGCCGGTAATCGGCTTGCCTTCTCACAAATCTCTCCATCCGGGGCCGCCCTGATGCACGCCGACGGTTCACACCGCGAAATGATCGAAGAAGGAGGCTGGGGCGCACAATGGTCGCCCGACGGTAAAAAGATTGCCTATACCTTCCGCTCAGGAAACAAAGCCAATATCCGTGTCTACGATCTGATCGAGGGCACAAAAACAGATCTCTTCCCGGCAGGAGAAAGCCCCTACACGTCGATTTACTGGAACATGACCTGGTCGCCCGACAGTAACTGGCTCTGTTTCAAAGGTCGCAACGCGAACGAATCCACTTACGAAATTGCCACCTTGAATGCCGCCGGCAAACAACAGGGCTACAAAGTCCACTACTCGAACAAAGCAGCCCCCTACGCCGACATCGCCTGGCATCCCTCGGGCGAAAAAATCGTCTTCGCCGCCGGAGCCCAGCCACGACAGCTGATGCAGTTCAACCCAGCAGAAGACAAACCGCCCGCCCCTATCGACATCAAACTGAACGGTACCATCATCGGCGATGTGTGCTTCACTCCCGACGGTCAAAGCCTGCTGTTCAACGTCAGCGGGACGGGGGAGTGA